A genomic stretch from Poecilia reticulata strain Guanapo linkage group LG20, Guppy_female_1.0+MT, whole genome shotgun sequence includes:
- the drd3 gene encoding D(3) dopamine receptor isoform X1 produces MAMFSSAERLWNESDRLGWDEKNESDASGRDEGELNYYAMLYSLLILAIVFGNVLVCLAVLRERSLQTTTNYLVVSLAVADLLVASLVMPWAVYLEVVGGAWLFSRLYCNIFVTLDVMMCTASILNLCAISIDRYTAVVMPVLYNTTHRSRKRVFVMIATVWVLAFTVSCPLLFGFNTTDDPLVCSISNPDFVIYSSVVSFYLPFIVTLLVYIRIYVFLRMRRKRIAFGQASGKVQPGSTQPSMETCLQEETPRAKHDLSPIRIKVQSVEPSGPSKPNLLSGCLWRKRPKTGPVENSMLPPVDTQNYCSISHASCGRTELDLEQNQVGQDAEDNDQTELPPVRMGCEVKDLSNGRTHTSLRPMSHSQTSQRFRTMHAREKKATQMLAIVLGVFLICWLPFFVTHILNTHCRTCYVPPELYSAFTWLGYVNSALNPVIYTTFNIEFRRAFIKILSC; encoded by the exons ATGGCGATGTTTAGCAGCGCAGAGCGGCTCTGGAACGAGTCGGACCGCCTCGGATGGGACGAGAAGAACGAGTCGGATGCGTCCGGGAGGGATGAGGGGGAGCTCAACTACTACGCCATGCTGTACTCCCTGCTCATCCTGGCCATCGTGTTTGGGAACGTGTTGGTGTGTCTGGCCGTGTTGAGAGAGCGCTCGCTCCAGACGACCACAAACTACCTGGTGGTCAGCTTGGCTGTGGCTGACCTGCTGGTGGCGTCGCTGGTCATGCCCTGGGCCGTATACCTGGAG GTGGTCGGCGGCGCCTGGCTTTTCAGCAGGCTCTACTGTAACATCTTCGTCACGCTGGATGTCATGATGTGCACTGCCAGCATCCTCAACCTGTGTGCTATCAGCATTGACAG GTACACAGCAGTGGTGATGCCCGTCTTGTACAACACAACCCACCGTTCGAGGAAGAGAGTGTTTGTGATGATTGCCACTGTGTGGGTCCTGGCATTCACAGTCTCCTGTCCCCTGCTGTTCGGTTTCAACACAACAG ATGACCCTTTGGTGTGCTCCATTTCTAATCCGGACTTTGTGATTTACTCATCCGTGGTGTCCTTTTACCTGCCGTTCATCGTCACTCTGCTGGTCTACATCCGCATCTACGTCTTCCTCAGGATGAGACGGAAAAGGATTGCCTTTGGACAGGCCAGCGGAAAAGTACAGCCTGGCTCTACTCAGCCTTCAATG gAGACATGTCTGCAGGAAGAGACTCCCAGGGCAAAACATGACTTATCGCCTATAAGGATTAAAGTG CAGAGTGTGGAACCGTCGGGGCCGTCGAAGCCCAATCTGCTCTCGGGCTGCCTGTGGCGCAAACGCCCCAAGACCGGACCGGTGGAGAACTCCATGCTGCCCCCGGTGGACACGCAGAACTACTGCAGCATCAGCCACGCCTCCTGTGGACGCACCGAGTTGGACCTGGAGCAGAACCAAGTGGGGCAGGACGCAGAGGACAATGACCAGACGGAGCTTCCTCCTGTCAGGATGGGCTGCGAGGTGAAGGATCTGTCAAACGGACGGACGCACACGTCACTGCGGCCGATGTCTCATTCTCAGACCAGCCAGCGATTCAGGACCATGCACGCACgggaaaaaaaggcaactcAGATGTTGGCTATTGTGCTTG GGGTGTTCCTCATCTGCTGGCTGCCTTTTTTTGTGACGCACATTCTGAACACCCACTGCCGGACGTGCTATGTGCCTCCTGAACTATACAGTGCTTTTACCTGGCTGGGATACGTGAACAGCGCCCTCAACCCTGTCATTTACACCACCTTCAACATCGAGTTCAGACGGGCGTTCATCAAAATCCTCAGCTGCTGA
- the drd3 gene encoding D(3) dopamine receptor isoform X2 → MAMFSSAERLWNESDRLGWDEKNESDASGRDEGELNYYAMLYSLLILAIVFGNVLVCLAVLRERSLQTTTNYLVVSLAVADLLVASLVMPWAVYLEVVGGAWLFSRLYCNIFVTLDVMMCTASILNLCAISIDRYTAVVMPVLYNTTHRSRKRVFVMIATVWVLAFTVSCPLLFGFNTTDDPLVCSISNPDFVIYSSVVSFYLPFIVTLLVYIRIYVFLRMRRKRIAFGQASGKVQPGSTQPSMETCLQEETPRAKHDLSPIRIKVSVEPSGPSKPNLLSGCLWRKRPKTGPVENSMLPPVDTQNYCSISHASCGRTELDLEQNQVGQDAEDNDQTELPPVRMGCEVKDLSNGRTHTSLRPMSHSQTSQRFRTMHAREKKATQMLAIVLGVFLICWLPFFVTHILNTHCRTCYVPPELYSAFTWLGYVNSALNPVIYTTFNIEFRRAFIKILSC, encoded by the exons ATGGCGATGTTTAGCAGCGCAGAGCGGCTCTGGAACGAGTCGGACCGCCTCGGATGGGACGAGAAGAACGAGTCGGATGCGTCCGGGAGGGATGAGGGGGAGCTCAACTACTACGCCATGCTGTACTCCCTGCTCATCCTGGCCATCGTGTTTGGGAACGTGTTGGTGTGTCTGGCCGTGTTGAGAGAGCGCTCGCTCCAGACGACCACAAACTACCTGGTGGTCAGCTTGGCTGTGGCTGACCTGCTGGTGGCGTCGCTGGTCATGCCCTGGGCCGTATACCTGGAG GTGGTCGGCGGCGCCTGGCTTTTCAGCAGGCTCTACTGTAACATCTTCGTCACGCTGGATGTCATGATGTGCACTGCCAGCATCCTCAACCTGTGTGCTATCAGCATTGACAG GTACACAGCAGTGGTGATGCCCGTCTTGTACAACACAACCCACCGTTCGAGGAAGAGAGTGTTTGTGATGATTGCCACTGTGTGGGTCCTGGCATTCACAGTCTCCTGTCCCCTGCTGTTCGGTTTCAACACAACAG ATGACCCTTTGGTGTGCTCCATTTCTAATCCGGACTTTGTGATTTACTCATCCGTGGTGTCCTTTTACCTGCCGTTCATCGTCACTCTGCTGGTCTACATCCGCATCTACGTCTTCCTCAGGATGAGACGGAAAAGGATTGCCTTTGGACAGGCCAGCGGAAAAGTACAGCCTGGCTCTACTCAGCCTTCAATG gAGACATGTCTGCAGGAAGAGACTCCCAGGGCAAAACATGACTTATCGCCTATAAGGATTAAAGTG AGTGTGGAACCGTCGGGGCCGTCGAAGCCCAATCTGCTCTCGGGCTGCCTGTGGCGCAAACGCCCCAAGACCGGACCGGTGGAGAACTCCATGCTGCCCCCGGTGGACACGCAGAACTACTGCAGCATCAGCCACGCCTCCTGTGGACGCACCGAGTTGGACCTGGAGCAGAACCAAGTGGGGCAGGACGCAGAGGACAATGACCAGACGGAGCTTCCTCCTGTCAGGATGGGCTGCGAGGTGAAGGATCTGTCAAACGGACGGACGCACACGTCACTGCGGCCGATGTCTCATTCTCAGACCAGCCAGCGATTCAGGACCATGCACGCACgggaaaaaaaggcaactcAGATGTTGGCTATTGTGCTTG GGGTGTTCCTCATCTGCTGGCTGCCTTTTTTTGTGACGCACATTCTGAACACCCACTGCCGGACGTGCTATGTGCCTCCTGAACTATACAGTGCTTTTACCTGGCTGGGATACGTGAACAGCGCCCTCAACCCTGTCATTTACACCACCTTCAACATCGAGTTCAGACGGGCGTTCATCAAAATCCTCAGCTGCTGA